The following proteins are co-located in the Dromiciops gliroides isolate mDroGli1 chromosome 2, mDroGli1.pri, whole genome shotgun sequence genome:
- the LOC122740504 gene encoding 60S ribosomal protein L21 has protein sequence MTNTKGKRRGTRYMFSRPFRKHGVVPLATYMRIYKKGDIVDIKGMGTVQQGMPHKCYHGKTGRVYNVTQHAVGIVVNKQVKGKILAKRINVRIEHIKHSKSRDSFLKRVKENDQKKKEAKEKGTWVQLKRQPAPPREAHFVRTNGKEPELLEPIPYEFMA, from the coding sequence ATGacgaacacaaaaggaaaaaggagaggaacaCGTTACATGTTTTCTAGGCCCTTTAGAAAACATGGTGTTGTCCCTTTGGCTACGTATATGCGGATATACAAGAAAGGTGACATTGTAGATATCAAGGGTATGGGCACAGTTCAGCAAGGAATGCCCCACAAATGTTACCATGGCAAGACCGGACGGGTCTATAATGTTACTCAACATGCTGTAGGCATTGTTGTAAACAAACAGGTTAAGGGCAAGATTCTAGCCAAGAGAATTAATGTGCGTATTGAGCATATTAAGCATTCTAAGAGCAGAGATAGCTTcctgaagagggtaaaagaaaatgaccagaagaagaaggaagccaaagaaaaaggcACCTGGGTTCAACTGAAACGTCAGCCTGCTCCACCCAGAGAAGCACACTTTGTGAGGACCAATGGCAAGGAACCCGAGCTGTTGGAACCAATCCCCTACGAATTCATGGcttaa